A section of the Verrucomicrobium sp. GAS474 genome encodes:
- a CDS encoding sulfite reductase subunit alpha, whose translation MKTVPFIPENAPFRPDQRLWLNGYLAGLCATVAVPGEGGEAALPPPSLPLAILYGSQTGTAEALAKKIGREAKGRGWAPEVVAADDHAKIDWTRQSRLLVVMSTYGDGEMPDNAQAFWTWLQTEGAAAALAHLDYAVLALGDTNYPEFCAAGKKIDDRLAVLGAKRLHARADCDADYEGKAREWIGGAFAVLGSPSSPAAEAPGEPAQDEAGWSKSRPFPARLVANRKLNAEGSGKETRHVEISLAGSGLAYEAGDALGVLPSNCPALVDDLLALLGLAGDAALRETLRTGYDITKPSADLLAKAGETNAELRDLLAPERKEALRDWLWGREVYDLLAATPALRPDAAGLLALLKKMAPRLYSISSSPKAHLEKDGTVHLTVGVVRHHSHGRARKGVCSTFLADLAGESVPVFVQTSHGFRPPADGAVPVIMVGPGTGIAPFRAFLHERLATGAKGKNWLFFGDQRAATDFYYRDELEAMQASGHLTRLSTAFSRDQEEKIYVQTRMAEEAAALWAWLQEGAHFYVCGDASRMAKDVDAALHQVAERAGGMTPEAAAAYVRSLKETKRYQRDVY comes from the coding sequence ATGAAAACCGTCCCCTTCATCCCGGAAAACGCTCCCTTCCGCCCCGACCAGCGGCTCTGGCTCAACGGCTACCTGGCGGGGCTCTGCGCGACGGTCGCCGTCCCGGGCGAGGGTGGGGAAGCGGCTCTTCCCCCGCCGTCCCTCCCCCTCGCGATCCTCTACGGCAGCCAGACCGGGACCGCCGAGGCGCTGGCGAAGAAGATCGGCAGGGAGGCGAAGGGACGGGGCTGGGCTCCCGAGGTCGTCGCCGCCGACGATCACGCGAAGATCGATTGGACGAGGCAGAGCCGCCTCCTCGTCGTGATGAGCACCTACGGCGACGGCGAGATGCCCGACAACGCCCAGGCCTTCTGGACCTGGCTCCAGACCGAAGGGGCCGCCGCCGCCCTCGCCCACCTCGACTACGCCGTCCTCGCCCTCGGCGACACGAATTACCCCGAGTTCTGCGCCGCCGGGAAGAAGATCGACGACCGCCTCGCCGTCCTCGGCGCGAAGCGGCTCCACGCCCGCGCCGATTGCGACGCCGATTACGAAGGCAAGGCGAGGGAATGGATCGGCGGGGCCTTCGCGGTCCTCGGCTCGCCTTCCTCCCCGGCGGCGGAGGCTCCCGGGGAACCGGCGCAGGACGAGGCGGGTTGGTCGAAGAGCCGTCCCTTCCCCGCCCGCCTCGTGGCGAACCGGAAGCTCAATGCCGAGGGCTCCGGGAAGGAGACGCGCCATGTCGAGATCTCCCTCGCGGGCTCCGGCCTCGCCTACGAGGCGGGCGACGCGCTCGGCGTCCTTCCCTCCAACTGCCCCGCCCTCGTCGACGACCTCCTCGCGCTCCTCGGCCTCGCGGGCGACGCCGCCCTCCGCGAGACCCTCCGCACCGGTTACGACATCACGAAGCCTTCCGCCGACCTCCTCGCCAAGGCGGGGGAGACCAACGCGGAACTCCGCGACCTCCTCGCGCCGGAGCGGAAAGAGGCCCTCCGCGACTGGCTCTGGGGCCGCGAGGTCTACGACCTCCTCGCCGCGACGCCCGCCCTCCGGCCCGATGCGGCGGGCCTTCTTGCCCTGCTGAAAAAGATGGCCCCCCGGCTTTATTCGATCTCGTCGAGCCCGAAGGCCCACCTCGAGAAGGACGGGACCGTCCACCTCACCGTCGGCGTCGTCCGCCACCACTCCCACGGGCGGGCGCGGAAGGGCGTCTGCTCGACCTTCCTGGCCGATCTCGCCGGGGAGAGCGTTCCCGTCTTCGTCCAGACCTCGCACGGCTTCCGTCCGCCCGCCGACGGCGCCGTCCCGGTCATCATGGTCGGCCCCGGCACCGGCATCGCCCCGTTCCGCGCCTTCCTCCACGAGCGGCTCGCGACAGGCGCGAAGGGGAAGAACTGGCTCTTCTTCGGCGACCAGCGGGCGGCGACCGATTTCTATTACCGCGACGAGCTGGAGGCGATGCAGGCCTCGGGCCACCTCACCCGCCTCTCCACCGCCTTCTCCCGCGACCAGGAGGAGAAGATCTACGTCCAGACCCGGATGGCCGAGGAGGCCGCCGCGCTCTGGGCGTGGCTCCAGGAGGGGGCCCACTTCTACGTCTGCGGCGATGCCTCGCGGATGGCGAAGGACGTCGACGCGGCGCTCCACCAAGTCGCCGAGAGGGCGGGCGGGATGACGCCCGAGGCCGCCGCCGCCTACGTCCGCTCCCTCAAGGAAACGAAGCGCTACCAGCGCGATGTCTATTGA
- a CDS encoding NirA family protein, whose protein sequence is MNPLQQINGETLNDEQKTYLDGFFSGLASRGVRFGDVEPAPVGEKQADLSDLIAEERIKRELHPLDSHSLLLDYAAHNKAPDKEDLFRFKWHGLFFLTPMKEAYMARLRIPGGVLKGFQLRELARIAKDLTTGYLQVTTRANLQMRLIAPKDAPEFLRRIQAIGLHTRGSGADNIRNLTASPTSGFDPGELIDVMPLCLELGQIFLHDPAFYDLPRKFNIAYDGGGRVSTVEDTNDIGAKAVRVGDEILFRLAVGGATGHRSFARDLGIVVPPAELNQVVAALTRVYIAHGNRTDRKKARLKHLLEAWGPDALARYVAEGEKLLGRTLRRAPLAAGELRYPGQEGEADRAPHPHLGAHRQKQPGLFYLGASVPVGQVTADQLVKLADLADQYGSGEVRLTVWQNFLLPHVSEAYVPTVRKLLRHVGFPTEQSLLRGGLVACTGSAYCKFAQAPTKRDALALADYLDKRVTLDLPVNIHLTGCPNSCAQHYMGDIGLLGTKVKIGGESVDGYHVFVGGGFGAHRELGRQLFTGVAFGDLGPTLEKVLKGYLRRRNPGEAFRDFTRRHDLNTLQAISSNEE, encoded by the coding sequence ATGAACCCGCTCCAACAGATCAACGGCGAGACCCTCAACGACGAGCAGAAGACCTACCTCGACGGCTTCTTCAGCGGCCTCGCCTCGCGCGGCGTCCGCTTCGGCGACGTCGAGCCCGCTCCCGTCGGGGAAAAGCAGGCCGACCTTTCCGACCTGATCGCCGAGGAGCGGATCAAGCGGGAACTCCATCCCCTCGACTCCCACTCCCTCCTCCTCGACTACGCCGCCCACAACAAGGCCCCCGACAAGGAAGACCTCTTCCGCTTCAAGTGGCACGGCCTCTTCTTCCTCACCCCGATGAAGGAGGCCTACATGGCCCGCCTCCGCATCCCCGGCGGCGTGCTGAAGGGCTTCCAGCTCCGCGAACTCGCCCGGATCGCGAAGGACCTCACCACCGGCTACCTCCAGGTCACCACCCGGGCCAACCTCCAGATGCGGCTCATCGCGCCGAAGGACGCGCCCGAGTTCCTCCGCCGCATCCAGGCGATCGGCCTCCACACGCGGGGCTCCGGGGCCGACAACATCCGCAACCTCACCGCCAGCCCGACCTCCGGGTTCGATCCCGGGGAGCTGATCGACGTGATGCCCCTCTGCCTCGAGCTCGGGCAGATCTTCCTCCACGACCCCGCCTTCTACGACCTGCCGCGCAAGTTCAACATCGCCTACGACGGCGGCGGCCGCGTCAGCACCGTCGAGGACACGAACGACATCGGCGCGAAGGCGGTCCGCGTCGGCGACGAGATCCTCTTCCGCCTCGCCGTCGGCGGGGCGACGGGGCACAGGAGCTTCGCGCGTGATTTGGGCATCGTCGTCCCCCCGGCGGAGCTGAACCAGGTCGTCGCCGCCCTCACCCGCGTCTACATCGCCCACGGCAACCGGACCGACCGGAAGAAGGCGCGGCTGAAGCACCTCCTCGAGGCGTGGGGCCCCGACGCCCTCGCCCGCTACGTCGCCGAGGGGGAGAAGCTCCTCGGGAGGACGCTGCGCCGCGCCCCGCTCGCCGCAGGGGAACTCCGCTATCCCGGCCAGGAAGGGGAGGCCGACCGCGCGCCCCATCCCCACCTCGGCGCCCATCGGCAGAAGCAGCCCGGCCTCTTCTACCTCGGCGCCTCGGTCCCCGTCGGCCAGGTCACCGCCGACCAATTGGTCAAGCTCGCCGACCTCGCCGACCAATACGGCTCCGGCGAGGTCCGCCTCACCGTCTGGCAGAACTTCCTTCTCCCGCACGTCTCCGAGGCCTATGTCCCGACCGTCCGGAAGCTCCTCAGGCACGTCGGCTTCCCGACCGAGCAATCGCTCCTGCGCGGCGGCCTCGTCGCCTGCACGGGAAGCGCCTACTGCAAGTTCGCCCAGGCCCCGACGAAGCGCGACGCCCTCGCCCTCGCCGATTACCTCGACAAGCGGGTCACCCTCGACCTTCCCGTCAACATCCACCTCACCGGCTGCCCCAACTCGTGCGCCCAGCACTACATGGGGGACATCGGCCTCCTGGGGACGAAGGTGAAGATCGGCGGCGAGAGCGTCGACGGCTACCACGTCTTCGTCGGCGGCGGCTTCGGGGCCCACCGCGAGCTGGGCCGCCAGCTCTTCACCGGCGTCGCCTTCGGCGACCTCGGCCCGACGCTGGAGAAGGTGCTGAAGGGTTACCTCCGCCGCCGGAACCCGGGCGAGGCCTTCCGCGACTTCACCCGCCGCCACGACCTCAACACCCTCCAGGCGATTTCCTCGAACGAGGAATAG
- a CDS encoding LysR family transcriptional regulator yields the protein MSAPLDSRQIRAFVTLARTGSFTRTGRELHLSQSAVSHSLKALEEDLACRLFERTGRSVRLTPAGEELLVHADKIVAEMAVARERLGQLNRWGHGRIQVGVTTTACQYILPGVLREFKESFPHCAVQIEPGDTSALLDLLREGRVDFAIGLEPRDKTAVEFRPLFVDELVCAVSSLHPWAKLGHLDRETLHEQRFILYSKNSYVIAAIEEYFRAEKMSLPVSMELGSVEAIKELVKLGLGVSILAPWAIRKELEEGSLVAIPLGKKKLRRQWGILLRKSQRLSLAHETFIGLCKTVTENFGT from the coding sequence ATGTCCGCCCCCCTCGATAGCCGTCAGATCCGCGCCTTCGTCACCCTCGCCCGCACCGGGTCGTTCACCCGCACGGGACGGGAGCTCCACCTTTCCCAATCGGCGGTCAGCCACTCCCTGAAGGCGCTGGAGGAAGACCTGGCCTGCCGCCTCTTCGAGCGGACCGGACGGAGCGTCCGCCTCACCCCGGCGGGGGAGGAACTCCTCGTCCATGCCGACAAGATCGTCGCCGAGATGGCCGTCGCGCGGGAGCGCCTCGGGCAGCTCAACCGGTGGGGCCACGGACGGATCCAGGTCGGCGTCACGACGACGGCCTGCCAGTACATCCTTCCGGGCGTCCTCCGCGAGTTCAAGGAGAGCTTCCCCCACTGCGCCGTCCAGATCGAGCCGGGGGACACCTCCGCCCTCCTCGACCTCCTGCGCGAGGGCCGCGTCGACTTCGCCATCGGCCTCGAGCCCCGGGACAAGACCGCCGTCGAGTTCCGCCCTCTCTTCGTCGACGAGCTCGTCTGCGCCGTCAGCTCCCTCCATCCGTGGGCCAAGCTCGGCCACCTCGACCGCGAGACCCTCCACGAGCAGCGTTTCATCCTCTACTCCAAGAACAGCTACGTCATCGCCGCCATCGAGGAATACTTCCGCGCCGAGAAGATGTCCCTCCCCGTCTCGATGGAACTCGGCAGCGTCGAGGCCATCAAGGAGCTGGTGAAGCTCGGCCTCGGCGTCAGCATCCTCGCCCCCTGGGCCATCCGGAAGGAACTGGAGGAGGGCTCCCTCGTCGCCATCCCCCTCGGGAAAAAGAAGCTCCGCCGCCAGTGGGGCATCCTCCTCCGCAAGAGCCAGCGCCTCAGCCTCGCCCACGAGACCTTCATCGGCCTCTGCAAGACCGTCACCGAGAACTTCGGTACTTGA
- a CDS encoding glucose-1-phosphate adenylyltransferase, translating to MDSLPCATVASRDVLAIIMGGGAGTRLFPLTKDRSKPAVPLAGKYRLVDIPISLCINSGFHRIFVLTQFNSSSLHRHIQQSYRFDDYSGGFVEIMAAQQTPKGATWYQGTADAVRQNLRHFENHAHDLVLILSGDQLFRMDFRRLIDQHVRSKADVTVAAIPVGRSDATGFGILEIDQSSKITRFVEKPKDPVVLDQLRLSDEFLRKNNTPSNDPLYLASMGIYVFNRSVLKEALAGTETDFGKDIIPTLIKSHRVQSHLYQGYWEDIGTIKAFFDANLDLCEAVPKFNFYDSLSPIYTHARYLPATKISNSKIDRAVIGDGSIILDATVERCLIGIRSRINNGAVVKNCIIMGQDFYEEEPQAAESVSKGLPRVGIGYNTKIERAIIDKNARIGDNVVISPEGKPTNFDAENYYIRDGIVVIPKDAVIPHGAVI from the coding sequence ATGGATTCTCTTCCCTGCGCGACGGTGGCCTCACGTGATGTTCTGGCGATTATCATGGGAGGCGGCGCGGGAACCCGGCTCTTCCCGTTGACGAAGGACCGCTCGAAGCCGGCGGTGCCGCTCGCCGGGAAGTATCGCCTGGTCGATATCCCGATCAGCCTCTGCATCAACTCGGGTTTTCACCGTATCTTCGTCCTGACGCAGTTCAACAGCAGCTCCCTCCACCGGCACATCCAGCAGAGCTACCGCTTCGACGACTACTCCGGGGGCTTCGTCGAGATCATGGCGGCGCAGCAGACCCCGAAGGGGGCGACGTGGTACCAGGGGACGGCCGACGCGGTGCGGCAGAACCTCCGCCACTTCGAGAACCACGCCCACGACCTCGTCCTGATCCTCTCCGGCGACCAGCTCTTCCGGATGGATTTCCGCCGCCTGATCGACCAGCACGTCCGCTCCAAGGCCGACGTGACGGTCGCCGCGATCCCCGTCGGGCGGAGTGACGCGACCGGCTTCGGCATCCTCGAGATCGACCAGTCGAGCAAGATCACCCGCTTCGTCGAGAAGCCGAAGGACCCCGTCGTCCTCGACCAGCTCCGCCTCAGCGACGAGTTCCTGCGGAAGAACAACACCCCCTCGAACGATCCCCTCTACCTCGCCTCGATGGGCATCTACGTCTTCAACCGGAGCGTCCTGAAGGAGGCGCTGGCCGGGACCGAGACCGACTTCGGCAAGGACATCATCCCGACGCTGATCAAGAGCCACCGGGTCCAGTCCCACCTCTACCAGGGCTACTGGGAGGACATCGGGACGATCAAGGCGTTCTTCGACGCGAACCTCGACCTCTGCGAGGCGGTCCCGAAGTTCAACTTCTACGATTCCCTCTCCCCGATCTACACCCACGCCCGCTACCTCCCGGCGACGAAGATCTCGAACAGCAAGATCGACCGCGCCGTGATCGGCGACGGCTCGATCATCCTCGACGCCACGGTGGAGCGGTGCCTCATCGGCATCCGGAGCCGGATCAACAACGGCGCGGTGGTGAAGAACTGCATCATCATGGGACAGGACTTCTACGAGGAGGAGCCGCAGGCCGCCGAGAGCGTGTCGAAGGGGCTGCCGCGCGTCGGCATCGGCTACAACACGAAGATCGAGCGCGCGATCATCGACAAGAACGCCCGCATCGGCGACAACGTCGTGATCTCCCCCGAGGGAAAGCCGACGAACTTCGACGCGGAGAACTACTACATCCGCGACGGCATCGTCGTCATCCCGAAGGACGCTGTCATCCCCCACGGGGCGGTGATCTGA
- a CDS encoding DmsC/YnfH family molybdoenzyme membrane anchor subunit, whose amino-acid sequence MLDLLHHDEGNDGGHATLVDLLLAEQRDLSAVDRFSERHARHAAGRGPALEGHYRALLPAAPPGEGEQYAFSVDLDACSGCKGCVSACHSLNGLDKEEEETWRSVGLIHGIGEIDRQPFQQTITTACHHCVEPGCLSGCPVLAYEKDARTGIVRHLDDQCIGCQYCVLKCPYDVPKYSPKRGIVRKCDMCASRLAADEAPACVQACPNEAITITVVRKGEVAERARRGEFLSGSPDPGITLPSTRYLSMRTAPATLHPADAHRLRPEPGHPPLVAMLVLTQASVGLLAADLGLRLLTPTFAAVHPPLVALAALLGLAGIGSSILHLGRPLGAWRAFLGLRTSWLSREIAAFGLFAALLVADLALTLMEPLAHGLLPSALVDPVVHAITWFGGSEAALRAFDLVDAGAVFLCPFVVALAALLLAVGLPAVWTSVMIYADTRREAWGRGRTAFRFYGTTLLLGLAGTVPILVLERASDRLAAAAYVLLLVLAFVKIVGEALLFIRPGFDAEERELSRHTPLQKTALLLIGPLRPFLRVRVVSGFLGGVILPFCLAVDMPGTATALPLAIAAAFLLLVGELAERYLFFASCAAPKMPGHFEN is encoded by the coding sequence ATGCTCGATCTGCTCCATCACGACGAAGGGAACGACGGAGGCCACGCCACCCTCGTCGACCTCCTCCTCGCCGAGCAGCGCGATCTCTCCGCCGTGGACCGCTTTTCCGAGCGGCACGCCCGCCACGCGGCGGGGAGGGGGCCGGCGCTGGAGGGCCACTACCGCGCCCTCCTCCCCGCCGCGCCGCCGGGGGAAGGGGAGCAGTACGCCTTCTCCGTCGATCTCGACGCCTGCTCCGGCTGCAAGGGATGCGTCTCGGCCTGCCACAGCCTGAACGGCCTCGACAAGGAAGAGGAGGAGACCTGGCGCTCCGTCGGCCTGATCCACGGCATCGGGGAGATCGACCGCCAGCCCTTCCAGCAGACGATCACGACCGCCTGCCACCATTGCGTCGAGCCCGGCTGCCTCAGCGGCTGCCCCGTCCTCGCCTACGAGAAGGACGCCCGGACCGGCATTGTCCGCCACCTCGACGACCAGTGCATCGGCTGCCAGTACTGCGTCCTGAAATGCCCCTACGACGTCCCGAAGTACTCGCCGAAGCGGGGCATCGTGCGGAAGTGCGACATGTGCGCGTCCCGGCTCGCCGCCGACGAGGCCCCCGCCTGCGTTCAGGCTTGCCCCAACGAAGCGATCACGATTACCGTGGTCCGCAAGGGGGAGGTCGCCGAACGGGCGCGCCGGGGGGAGTTTCTTTCCGGGTCCCCCGACCCCGGCATCACTCTCCCTTCCACGCGCTATCTCTCCATGCGGACCGCCCCCGCCACCCTCCATCCCGCCGACGCCCACCGCCTCCGGCCCGAGCCCGGCCATCCGCCGCTCGTCGCGATGCTCGTCCTCACCCAGGCCTCGGTCGGCCTCCTCGCCGCCGACCTCGGCCTCCGGCTCCTCACGCCGACCTTCGCCGCGGTCCACCCGCCCCTCGTCGCGCTCGCCGCCCTCCTCGGCCTCGCCGGGATCGGCTCCAGCATCCTCCACCTCGGCCGCCCCCTCGGGGCCTGGCGCGCCTTCCTCGGCCTCCGCACCTCGTGGCTGAGCCGGGAGATCGCCGCCTTCGGCCTCTTCGCCGCTCTCCTCGTCGCCGACCTCGCCCTGACCCTGATGGAGCCCCTCGCCCACGGCCTCCTTCCCTCCGCGCTCGTCGATCCCGTCGTCCACGCGATCACCTGGTTCGGCGGGAGCGAGGCGGCGCTCCGCGCCTTCGACCTCGTCGACGCGGGCGCGGTCTTCCTCTGCCCCTTCGTCGTCGCCCTCGCGGCGCTCCTCCTCGCCGTCGGCCTTCCCGCCGTCTGGACCTCGGTCATGATCTACGCCGACACCCGGCGCGAGGCGTGGGGCCGGGGCCGGACGGCCTTCCGCTTCTACGGCACCACCCTCCTCCTCGGCCTGGCCGGGACGGTCCCGATCCTCGTGCTGGAGCGGGCCTCGGACCGCCTCGCCGCAGCGGCCTACGTCCTCCTCCTCGTCCTCGCCTTCGTGAAGATCGTCGGCGAGGCGCTCCTCTTCATCCGTCCCGGCTTCGACGCGGAGGAGCGGGAGCTCTCCCGCCACACGCCGCTCCAGAAGACCGCCCTCCTCCTCATCGGGCCGCTCCGGCCCTTCCTCCGCGTGAGGGTCGTCAGCGGCTTCCTCGGGGGCGTCATCCTTCCCTTCTGCCTCGCCGTCGACATGCCTGGGACAGCCACGGCGCTGCCGCTCGCGATCGCGGCGGCCTTCCTCCTCCTCGTCGGCGAGCTGGCGGAGCGTTACCTCTTCTTCGCCTCGTGCGCCGCGCCGAAGATGCCGGGCCATTTTGAAAATTGA
- a CDS encoding CmpA/NrtA family ABC transporter substrate-binding protein: MKERKNSPANLPPKSSPAVPPAPDKKKKPALSLSIQASVAASAGVSRPLSPALRIGFVPLCDAAPIIMAKELGLYEKYGLRVELSREPGWATIRDKLIYRELDAAHACAPMTLSTTLGLGSIAMPCVTGLVLSLNGNAIVLSTALRRAGVEDGETLRAYLKERSGPPLVLGVPFYYSSHHFLLRLWLKTHRIDLDRDVQIAVVPPPQMTDNLRLGHLDGYCVAGPWPSTAIADGLGWCAALGAEIAPDHPDKILMVREEFADSRAAEHQALILALLEACRICDMPEHRERVFETLAQPRYVNASILALRHSFSGSFDIGKGGSGLPRTALYHFFGRAINEPSGSKAAWLLARLNQISARPHLPGISTQCFRGDIYHEALGALPKELKTELAV; encoded by the coding sequence ATGAAAGAGCGCAAAAACAGCCCCGCGAATCTCCCCCCGAAGTCGAGCCCCGCCGTCCCGCCCGCGCCGGACAAGAAGAAGAAACCGGCGCTCTCGCTCTCGATCCAGGCGTCGGTCGCCGCCTCGGCCGGGGTGAGCCGCCCGCTCTCTCCCGCGCTCCGCATCGGCTTCGTCCCGCTCTGCGACGCCGCGCCGATCATCATGGCGAAGGAACTCGGCCTCTACGAGAAGTACGGCCTGCGGGTCGAGCTCTCCCGCGAGCCGGGCTGGGCGACGATCCGGGACAAGCTCATCTACCGGGAGCTCGACGCCGCCCACGCCTGCGCCCCGATGACCCTCTCGACGACGCTCGGCCTCGGCTCGATCGCGATGCCGTGCGTCACCGGCCTCGTCCTCAGCCTGAACGGCAACGCCATCGTCCTCTCGACCGCCCTCCGCCGCGCGGGGGTCGAGGACGGCGAGACGCTGCGCGCCTATCTGAAGGAGCGTTCGGGCCCGCCCCTCGTCCTCGGCGTTCCCTTCTATTACTCCTCCCACCATTTCCTCCTCCGCCTCTGGCTGAAGACCCACCGGATCGACCTCGACCGGGACGTCCAGATCGCCGTCGTCCCGCCGCCGCAGATGACCGACAATCTCCGCCTGGGCCATCTCGACGGCTACTGCGTCGCCGGGCCGTGGCCCTCGACGGCGATCGCCGATGGCCTCGGCTGGTGCGCCGCCCTCGGCGCCGAGATCGCCCCCGACCACCCGGACAAGATCCTGATGGTGCGGGAGGAATTCGCCGACAGCCGCGCCGCCGAGCACCAGGCCCTGATCCTCGCCCTCCTCGAGGCGTGCCGCATCTGCGACATGCCGGAGCACCGGGAGCGGGTCTTCGAGACCCTCGCCCAGCCCCGCTACGTCAACGCCTCGATCCTGGCGCTCCGGCACAGCTTCTCCGGCTCCTTCGACATCGGGAAGGGCGGATCGGGCCTCCCCCGGACGGCGCTCTACCACTTCTTCGGCCGCGCGATCAACGAGCCGAGCGGGAGCAAGGCGGCGTGGCTCCTCGCCCGCCTGAACCAGATCTCGGCCCGCCCCCACCTCCCCGGGATCAGCACCCAGTGCTTCCGCGGCGACATCTATCACGAGGCCCTCGGCGCGTTGCCGAAGGAGCTGAAGACCGAGCTGGCCGTCTAG
- the glmS gene encoding glutamine--fructose-6-phosphate transaminase (isomerizing), with translation MCGIVAYLGEKEAQPLLLDGLRRLEYRGYDSSGIATLDHGVLKIAKKKGHVQALATHLSSTPIGGKIGISHTRWATHGAASDANAHPHTDQSGRLAIVHNGVVENYLALKHRLTALGHTFKSETDTEILAHLIGHYYDACNEPDRLLKAVRAALREVSGTYGIAVLHQDHPGLLVGARRGSPLLIGIAKDGHFFTSDVMAIGGHAGQVIELKDGDIATITADTHAVTTIDGGDADFIVKQVEASEAISELGSFPHYMLKEVFDQPQALRDAFRGRLDREASTVKLGGLRMTSEELRRIERIVIVGCGTARHSGLVGEYLIETLANLPVEVEYASEFRYRNTPMDPRTLVFAVSQSGETLDTLGALREAQRKGYRALGICNRVGSTMPRESDGGVYMHAGPEIGVAATKSFTSQVMIFTLIALLLGRMRYLSAAQGQELIDGIEALPGLVEKLLAQNDAIKKVAEKYHKVRSMIFLGRLHHVPVAMEGALKMKEITYINAEGYPAAELKHGIIALIDEETPTVLICPKDSVYDKNASTLQEIKARKGPVIAVATEGDTQIGTLADDVLYIPDAPEILQPILASIPLQLFAYHCAVLLGRDVDKPRNLAKSVTVE, from the coding sequence ATGTGCGGCATTGTTGCTTACCTCGGCGAAAAAGAAGCGCAACCCCTTCTCCTTGACGGCCTTCGGCGTCTGGAATACCGGGGGTACGATTCGAGCGGGATCGCCACCCTCGACCACGGCGTCCTGAAGATCGCCAAAAAGAAGGGCCACGTCCAGGCCCTCGCCACCCACCTTTCCTCCACCCCCATCGGCGGGAAAATCGGCATCAGCCACACCCGCTGGGCCACCCACGGCGCCGCCAGCGACGCCAACGCCCATCCCCACACCGACCAATCGGGCCGCCTCGCCATCGTCCACAACGGCGTCGTCGAGAACTACCTCGCGCTCAAGCACCGCCTCACCGCCCTCGGCCACACCTTCAAGTCCGAGACCGACACCGAGATCCTCGCCCACCTCATCGGCCACTACTACGACGCCTGCAACGAGCCCGACCGCCTCCTGAAGGCCGTCCGCGCCGCCCTGCGCGAAGTCTCCGGCACCTACGGCATCGCCGTCCTCCACCAGGACCATCCCGGCCTCCTCGTCGGCGCGCGGCGCGGCAGCCCCCTCCTCATCGGCATCGCCAAGGACGGCCACTTCTTCACCAGCGACGTCATGGCCATCGGCGGCCACGCCGGGCAGGTCATCGAGCTGAAGGACGGCGACATCGCCACCATCACGGCCGACACCCACGCCGTCACCACCATCGACGGCGGCGACGCCGACTTCATCGTGAAGCAGGTCGAGGCCTCCGAGGCCATCTCCGAGCTCGGCTCCTTCCCCCACTACATGCTGAAGGAAGTCTTCGACCAGCCCCAGGCCCTCCGCGACGCCTTCCGCGGCCGCCTCGACCGCGAGGCCTCCACCGTGAAGCTCGGCGGCCTCCGCATGACCTCCGAGGAACTGCGCCGCATCGAGCGCATCGTCATCGTCGGCTGCGGCACCGCCCGCCACTCCGGCCTCGTCGGCGAATACCTCATCGAGACCCTCGCCAACCTCCCCGTCGAGGTCGAATACGCCAGCGAGTTCCGCTACCGGAACACCCCGATGGACCCCCGCACCCTCGTCTTCGCCGTCAGCCAGTCCGGCGAGACCCTCGACACCCTCGGCGCCCTCCGCGAGGCCCAGCGCAAGGGCTACCGCGCCCTCGGCATCTGCAACCGCGTCGGCAGCACCATGCCCCGCGAGAGCGACGGCGGCGTCTACATGCACGCCGGCCCCGAGATCGGCGTCGCCGCGACGAAGTCGTTCACCAGCCAGGTCATGATCTTCACCCTCATTGCCCTGCTGCTGGGGCGGATGCGCTACCTCTCCGCCGCGCAGGGCCAGGAACTCATCGACGGCATCGAGGCCCTTCCCGGCCTCGTCGAGAAACTCCTCGCCCAGAACGACGCCATCAAGAAAGTCGCCGAGAAATACCACAAGGTCCGCAGCATGATCTTCCTGGGCCGCCTCCACCACGTCCCCGTCGCCATGGAAGGGGCGCTGAAGATGAAGGAGATCACCTACATCAACGCCGAGGGCTACCCCGCCGCCGAGCTCAAGCACGGCATCATCGCCCTCATCGACGAGGAGACCCCCACCGTCCTCATCTGCCCGAAGGACTCCGTCTACGACAAGAACGCCAGCACCCTCCAGGAAATCAAGGCCCGCAAGGGCCCCGTCATCGCCGTCGCCACCGAGGGCGACACCCAGATCGGCACCCTCGCCGACGACGTCCTCTACATCCCCGACGCCCCCGAGATCCTCCAGCCCATCCTCGCCTCCATCCCCCTCCAGCTCTTCGCCTACCACTGCGCCGTCTTGCTGGGGCGCGATGTCGATAAGCCTAGGAATTTGGCGAAGAGTGTTACGGTGGAGTAG